One region of Candidatus Poribacteria bacterium genomic DNA includes:
- a CDS encoding PhoH family protein: MQNQESLKIPIQSTTEAQVLFGQSDAFLNIVEARFNVKVLLKSEGLEITGNSFDDVNRVTKTFESLLHLIRSGQSINANDVKYAIRTSKGDAPVQLEKAANEAISVFSKRGVVRPKTPTQKRYVAAIKSYDLVFGIGPAGTGKTYLAMAMAVSALKSGQVSRIILTRPAVEAGERLGFLPGDIEAKINPYLRPLYDALYDMVPPESLERYVERNVIEVAPIAFMRGRTLNNSFVVLDEAQNATIEQMKMFLTRLGFDSRAVITGDITQTDLPTGTRSGLVDAQSVLSNIDGIAFIHFSKEDVVRHELVQQIVEAYEERDAQRLRKTNSI; this comes from the coding sequence TTGCAGAACCAAGAATCCTTAAAAATACCGATACAGAGCACCACAGAAGCCCAAGTGCTTTTTGGGCAATCTGATGCCTTTCTGAACATTGTCGAAGCGCGTTTTAACGTCAAAGTGCTATTAAAGAGCGAAGGTTTGGAGATCACCGGCAATAGCTTTGATGACGTTAATCGTGTAACGAAAACCTTTGAGTCGTTACTTCATCTCATCCGGAGTGGGCAATCCATCAATGCAAATGATGTCAAATACGCGATTCGCACTTCCAAAGGAGATGCGCCCGTCCAGTTGGAAAAAGCAGCCAATGAAGCTATCTCTGTCTTTTCCAAGCGCGGTGTTGTGCGACCGAAAACCCCTACCCAGAAACGCTATGTGGCCGCAATCAAATCGTATGATCTCGTCTTTGGCATCGGTCCTGCCGGAACCGGAAAAACATACCTTGCTATGGCGATGGCGGTTTCTGCCTTGAAAAGTGGACAGGTCAGCCGAATCATCCTCACCCGACCCGCGGTAGAAGCGGGCGAAAGGCTCGGTTTTTTACCCGGCGATATCGAAGCGAAAATTAACCCCTATCTACGTCCTTTATACGACGCACTCTACGATATGGTGCCGCCCGAATCTCTTGAGCGTTATGTTGAGCGTAATGTGATTGAGGTGGCTCCGATCGCCTTCATGCGTGGCCGAACGCTGAATAACTCGTTTGTCGTTCTTGATGAAGCACAAAATGCAACCATTGAGCAGATGAAGATGTTTCTCACACGACTTGGGTTCGATTCCAGAGCCGTTATCACCGGAGACATAACGCAAACAGACTTACCGACCGGGACAAGGTCGGGGCTTGTTGATGCACAGTCGGTACTGTCAAATATTGACGGTATCGCATTCATCCACTTTTCAAAAGAGGATGTTGTCCGACACGAACTGGTACAGCAAATCGTAGAAGCCTACGAGGAGCGCGATGCCCAAAGGTTAAGGAAAACCAATAGCATCTAG